The Arabidopsis thaliana chromosome 5, partial sequence genomic interval GCATCTAGGTTATTAGGTTCGATTCTTATAacataatttagtttttcatgtaaaattatttttcgtGGTTAACTAAAACCTTGAGTTGtctaccaaaaaagaaagaaaaagttaagcATAAGTGTATAACCTTAAGTTATGGACTTATTATGGGTATGTGGAGGGGAACGTAGTTTCTAAAATTGTTCATCAATATTGCATATATTGATTTGTTAGTTATAAACGGATAGTATTTTAGTGATGATATAGGAGAGAAAAACAAGTAAAGATTTTTGGGAAatcataaagaaaacaaatgggTATTAGTGTatgacaaaattaaaaaggttaGAGAGGGATGTCAAAAGTGATTAAGAGATAAGAAATCTTCGAAGTTGATTGGTTCTTTTTTCGACTTCAATCAATACTTCTCctttttgttgatgttgttcttCACATACACACTtcgttgttttttctttcattcttatgtagtttttagtatttgatttgagttatcttcttctttttgtttttgtatttctcaTGTTAAATTATTcatctcttataattataaatactaGTGAATGAttagttgaaaataaaatttacattacaaataaaaatgttattacGACAAGCaattgatttaatttaatttatgaatatcttttattttagctGATTATGATTTTCTGACGCTCCTCGGAGTGACGTGGAAATCACGCTCCAACATTTACGGGGGTTGTTACGTATCGCGTCGCTTTAGATTTGTGGGTTGCTTATTGTTTAGGGATTGTTTATTAGTTTTCCGGTTACTATCCATTTGCATCCAAATAACTCAATAAACCTAAGTATGACTCACTTGTAGGAATATTCAGTAGATGATGGagaatatttcaataataaaacCATTTCTGACTAGAATTAATATAAATCAATAGAAGGACGTAAACATCACTCAAAAAATGATGATCGATATTAGAAGAAACTGTAGTGGGTaccaagaaaattaaacatacTTGTCGTCGgcacaaaatattttggattgtGAAACTATAATGCCTTGTTTTAGAAAGATGTGagagaatataaaaaaacttatgtgttattcaattatagAGAGATGAAATTCACCATATAAAACTTACATGTGTTATCATCAGTAATTACAATTATACACATCAAgaaaatttctatatttttctaactAGGAAAATTGTACTTCAACTGTTGATTTCATCATTGATCTAGAATATCTAATTACTTTTACTATCGTACATATTAAAATCGGAGATATGATGAATCGAAAAgattaaaactatataaatttttatttttgtaaactttCCTACATGGACATACATTatactaaaattatataatatgtaatgTATGATCGTGCATGTTTAAAATTCAGCGTTTCACACGTGTAGTTTGGGACAACTTCGGcgtttttttggttgagtAAGATGACATGTGGCTCGACATTCATAACTATtgtgaataaaataaattgatttatgTAATGATTGGACACATTTGATGAAGtggtttcttgaaaataaGACTTTGGATGGATGCAGTGTGGACAAACCGGTATAATTTGTTTGCGGTTTAGTTTATCTGGCAGACAAAAAACCGTTGCAGACCAAGtttatttgtatgtaaaaaTGGTCTGCAGATGGTCCGTTGcggttttcttctattttttttagatcACTACGaactataattaataaataataaataaaaaacggTATGATCCGTTGACGGTTTTATCCGCCCCAACCGCCATAACCATTCAAATCCTAAATAAAAACGGTTTTGATAATATAAGAACCAGCCCAAAGATGAAGTTATATATGTGACTATGTTAACACACATTTATAGTATGAGTTAACCTAGACCTATTTGCGTCTCACTTCTTATTAAATGCTAAAAATTTACCAAAAGGACGCTATTCATCACAATTAAGTTTAAATCTCTAAATTAATTGATCGTTTAAGTTTTTAACCAaactcaaataaataaaaaaatatacgaTAACTTTTATTGTGACGATCGAATATACTACCATCAAATTTTATACCAAATTTCTGTTTCGTAGCATGTACGAAAATTTTCactccaaaaaaaatctaaaaattatatttaccAAAAACTGTGATTTCAGAAAATTATGTGATTTTAAAGAACCAGTGATTTctcaaattatattatatgaaatgattattattattttaaaaaggtgaAAGGgtgaagcaaaaaaatagtgtgcataaacaaataagctaatttgttttctggtACTTAGGTCTTTtaaatccatataaataaattcttaaaagattgttttatttcaaatctttaaCCTAAAATTGTAACTTTAAATtcatgattaaattttttgttttcaataatttcTCGTAACTTCATTACATAAAACGAGAAGGATTTATAATAGGTAAAGGCGTGaagcaaaaaataattgtataaataaataagttaaatttgtttcatagTGCCATAAAATTACACTAACATCTGAACGTGAAACGCACGCGCTTCTTCATATCATAGATACGTTGCGTCTTAAAACACAACACGTAgcaactctttttaaaaaggaaaaatacatttattattcccaacaataaaaaaaatcaaacacagtCGAAGAAGGCAACGACCTTTCGCAGCCGTCAGATCTTAATAAATACAGTCGCCACTAAAATTTAACGACATAGATCGAACCATGACGACCTactttctttaattaattttctgtCGTGACCTAATCTTCTATTTGTTGTTTCATTAGTCActtacttttatatttattctttcttaGGTCTATGTGGACCAAAGtgattggaaaagaaaaaaaaatacatttttgtcAACCATAACTAAATTATCTTATTTTCTCAAATGCACTGTTTATTATGTAGCGTACTGATTTATTAAATACTTTTGCTTTCTATGGTTAATTTATGATGTCGGATTTTTATCTTTCCCCCAATAATAATATCACTATAGAAGAAAGTTTACAAATTCTTAGTTAAatcaaaaaagattttatcaGTTGATTTGATTATACGAGGTGACAtcaatttttgtcttctttaacaaaaaaaatcaatttttgttttctttaacaaaaaaaatcaatttttgtcttactttttaattagcatttagaaaaatatttaacaaataaaagttcTCATAAgcgatttttaaaaaaatgttttgtttttactatctttcagtttttttttttaaattaattttctaaaaaaacacatatattaaaaaacatattaaaactaattataaacatattatcttttgtgatttatatttttttataattctaaaccaatgatattcaattatttatcttaaaattaaaaatttatcaataataactaataaataatgtatagaaaatttaaaaattattttttttaaaacaatttttttcctctaaaaaattaaataataaggAATAGAGaaggaatatttttttatctaataaattCCATATAATAATTCAATTATATTGATAAATAGGTtgcaaaaaataagaaagaataaatatgAGAATAAATGGTCATCTCTCGATCTCTCAGCTCTGTGCAACTCTGAACACACCCACACATATATACTCagatacatacatacacaccacaaaaaccaattattttccaattttaagaaaagtttctgtgtctttttttttttttttggtgataaTTGAAACATATGAAACAATCGTCGTCATAGAAGCAGCAGAGATTCaccttctttctttatctttccCTCTCAGAAACaggaaacaaaattcaaaaagaacaaaaaaaaaaaggtcaaacCAAAACGATGGCGTTTCATCACAATCATCTCTCACAAGACCTCTCCTTCAATCATTTCACCGACCAACACCAACCTCCACCTCCGCAaccgcctcctcctcctccgcaaCAGCAACAACATTTCCAAGAAGCACCGCCTCCTAATTGGTTAAACACAGCGCTTCTTCGTTCCTCAGATAACAACAATAACTTCCTCAACCTCCACACAGCCACCGCTAACACCACAACCGCAAGCAGCTCCGATTCTccttcctccgccgccgccgccgccgctGCTAACCAGTGGCTATCTCGCTCCTCCTCTTTCCTCCAacgaaacaacaacaacaacgctTCCATAGTCGGAGATGGGATCGATGATGTCACCGGAGGAGCAGACACTATGATTCAGGGAGAGATGAAAACCGGCGgtggagaaaacaaaaacgacgGCGGAGGAGCTACGGCGGCGGATGGAGTAGTGAGCTGGCAGAATGCGAGACACAAGGCGGAGATCCTTTCGCATCCTCTTTACGAGCAGCTTTTGTCGGCGCACGTTGCTTGTTTGAGAATCGCGACTCCGGTTGATCAGCTTCCGAGAATCGATGCTCAGCTTGCTCAGTCTCAACACGTCGTCGCTAAATACTCAGCTTTAGGCGCCGCCGCTCAAGGTCTCGTCGGCGACGATAAAGAACTTGACCAGTTCATGGTATataaatttcagatttttttgttctataattttataattaacgATTTCATAATTATACTTAgcacaaattttaataatacaCACCGACTtaggtttcttgatttttgaaatcttaaaatattaaaatcaagaTTTGTGTTTTTAGGGATAAACAAGActaaaatcccaaaaaaagaGCTTATGATATAATAATGGtcatgatgatgaagaaaatacaaattttgttctttgtgtttattgtgtgtttgattaatgttttttttatggtgTAGACACATTATGTGTTGCTACTGTGTTCATTTAAAGAGCAATTGCAACAACATGTGCGTGTTCATGCAATGGAAGCTGTGATGGCTTGTTGGGAGATTGAGCAGTCTCTTCAAAGCTTAACAGGTGAGAAAATGAATCCTGTGATTAGCTCATGAATCCAATAGTTAGTTTTATGACATTGAcaagttttgtgttttattggTGAGATTAGGAGTGTCTCCTGGAGAAGGGATGGGAGCAACAATGTCTGACGATGAAGATGAACAAGTAGAGAGTGATGCTAATATGTTCGATGGGGGATTAGATGTGTTGGGTTTTGGTCCTTTGATTCCTACTGAGAGTGAGAGGTCGTTGATGGAAAGAGTTAGACAAGAACTTAAACATGAACTCAAACAGGTAATAATCAACAAACTTGTTCTTTGAACTAGTTCATGAACTAACAATGTAGAGGGCTTTGTCTTGTTGATGAAAAGGGTTACAAGGAGAAGATAGTAGACATAAGAGAGGAGATATTAAGGAAGAGAAGAGCTGGGAAGTTACCAGGAGATACCACCTCTGTTCTCAAAGCTTGGTGGCAATCTCATTCCAAATGGCCTTACCCTACTGTGAGTTCACTCATCTAACATCTCTTTATAACTTCTTCAAGTTCATTCATTGAGCCATAACCAAATATTGGTTTGTAGGAGGAAGATAAGGCGAGGTTGGTGCAAGAGACAGGTTTGCAGCTAAAACAGATAAACAATTGGTTCATCAATCAGAGAAAGAGGAACTGGCATAGcaatccatcttcttccactGTATTGAAGAACAAACGCAAAAGGTATTATTATACTTTAATATAGTCTTGTAACATAACCGAAAAACTTATGGATCGGACTCAAAGAAGActgaaacttttgtttgtCTGATGAAAGCAATGCAGGTGACAATAGCGGAAGAGAGCGGTTCGCGtagaaacaacaaacatatgATGTGAATTGGGGAGGTGGAAGATGGGATTTGAAAGCAGGGTTTTAGGGATTTAAAGTTGAGAATTTTATGGAGGAGTTTGGATTATACAGAGAGAGGGGACAGTATTAGAAAGTAACTTTTTGTGCAATTACATAGTAACGTAGTTTGGTTATGTGATTATGcccatatattttattaagtagcacacaaaccaaaaagaaaatatgaaaactgaAGATGCAGgcttttgtttaatgttttttgtttgtttgtctgcatgagttttttttttatgaaccATCagataatcatcatcatcatccataaTATATCTTGTGAATAAAGATAGTGAGAGAGGAGAACATTGGGATGCACAAGTTTTCTTAATCTACTAGTATATGTTACGCATTGACCAGGTGCATATGTTAATTTGTATCGCACCACTTGGTTAGCTTAATCTATGTGACTATTATACAGTATATGTTTCGCATTAACCGTACTTAACCCATCTTATGATTCTTATCCGCTTAGTTCGTAGTATTTATTGCGATGTCACATTCCAACTCGTGATATTGGCTTGATAAGTAAAAGACATTATACATGGTAGATgacgacaaaaaataaaacataccCCATCTTACATAACGTAGCTTGCTGCGTACTTTTGTAATTGTAATAATTTGAAACGTGTTCTTTTTTCTAGtcaaaattgtttgtttatccTCATCTTGTTGTTTCGTTTGTCACGTTTGTGATAGCCACAAGTTACTGTAAGTTTTCGGCGAGATTTTTCTATCGATCACGGAGAGATTCTGCACACATTAACAAAGATAATTAGAGTGTCCTTAAGTATTTTGGTCGCCTCTCTATTAGAGGACCATACAAAGTTCAAAGACTAGTCTCATGAGAAGCCCATTAGTACATTAGATTAAATCTAGGAAAGTAGATTCATATAAGTAGTTTTGTAATGAACATCAAAGTTGTTAACTTAGAGAATTGTCATTTGGATTGTATAAATGGTTTGATAAACGAAGTCTAACATTAGTATGTGTTAGTCTTCtaaattcaaataataatCGGAGTTTTGGTCTCTTGGACGATGCTTCACAGTGATATTCAAAAGTTTACCGTTATCACCCACCAACTAGAGAAGCCAAATTAGGTCTTTTACCAACTGTAGGGTAAAGAACTGTCTTCATGTAATCATTATAACCACCACCATCTTGTtatgctttgtttcttcttcaaattgcAGCTTTCAATATACAACCCGGTTTACGTTCTGGTTTACACTTTAGACGtttcaatttacaaaattggGCCGATTGACAGATATTGGACCTGGCCCATCAATCTAAAAATGCGCTATTTTGAATCAAAGACCTATTTAAATCTTCCGACGACGACTCCGTTCACATAGCAGAAACAGTGGCGACAAACCCTATCACGGAGCCAACCCGCATTTTCCTCTAGCTTTCGCACCGCCTCTCGCTCTCTCGCCCCACCGGTTCGTCTCTGACATTTTGTGCTTGATTTGGCCGTTACAAAATTCTGATTGCTAGTTCATGAGATTCCTTTTTGACAGGTGACATAAAGATGGATGGTAGCTTGTATGGTGAGTGTGGTAACTATATTGGACCTGAGATTGAATCTGACAGAGATAGTGATGATAGtgtagaagatgaagatctcCAAGAGCCTGGGGGTTCTAATGGCTGGATTACCACTATCAATGAGAACCAAAATATTGTTCTTCCTGAGGATAAGAAGTACTACCCTATTGCTAAGGAGGTTTATGGTGAGGATGTTGAGACCTTGGTTATGGATGAAGATGAGCAGTCTCTTGAGCAACCCATTATCAAACCCGTTAGAGATATTAGATTTGAGGTGGGGGTCATCAAGGATCAAACAACAACGTATGTGTCAACACTGTTTCTTATCGGCCTCATGTCTAATCCTGCGCTTGTGAGGAATGTTGCTCTTGTGGGGCATCTCCAGCACGGCAAAACTGTCTTCATGGATATGTTGGTAGAGCAGACGCATCGTATGTCTACTTTTAATGCTGAAAACGACAAGCATATGAGATATACGGACACAAGAGTCGATGAGCAGGAGAGAAATATATCTATCAAGGCGGTTCCAATGTCTCTTGTCCTTGAGGACAGTAGATCCAAATCATACCTGTGCAATATCATGGATACACCTGGAAATGTCAATTTCTCTGACGAAATGACTGCTTCTTTAAGACTTGCTGATGGTGCTGTTTTCATTGTTGATGCTGCTCAAGGAGTCATGGTAACTAGtctttactctctcttttttcaagTATACTATTTGTAGTACTAACGctattaatcttttttcaGGTAAACACAGAGAGAGCTATACGGCATGCAATCCAGGATCATCTCCCTATTGTTGTTGTGATCAATAAGGTACATCATGCCTAAAGtgtgaaattttatattttcatacattTGCTTGACCTTTGCTTTTTGTCTGCCCAACAGGTTGACAGGCTCATAACTGAGCTCAAACTACCTCCAAGGGATGCTTACTACAAGCTGAGGTATACAATTGAAGTCATTAATAACCATATATCTGCTGCTTCAACAAATGCTGCAGACTTACCTCTTATAGACCCTGCAGCTGGAAATGTATGTTTCGCCAGTGGTACAGCCGGATGGTCCTTCACATTACAATCTTTTGCTAGAATGTATGCCAAGCTTCATGGTGTGGCCATGGACGTGGATAAGTTTGCATCTAGACTTTGGGGAGATGTATATTATCACCCTGATACTAGGGTATTCAATACAAGTCCTCCAGTAGGTGGTGGAGAAAGAGCATTTGTTCAGTTTATTCTGGAGCCTCTATACAAGATATACAGCCAAGTGATAGGTGAACATAAGAAGAGTGTAGAGACCACCCTTGCAGAATTAGGAGTGACTCTGAGTAATAGTGCATATAAGCTGAACGTCAGACCTTTACTTAGGTTAGCCTGTAGTTCAGTGTTTGGTTCGGCATCAGGGTTCACTGATATGTTGGTAAAGCACATTCCTTCACCCAGAGAGGCTGCAGCTAGGAAAGTGGACCATTCATACACTGGAACCAAAGATTCTCCCATTTATGAATCAATGGTAGAATGTGATCCATCTGGACCTCTCATGGTTAATGTGACAAAGTTGTACCCCAAATCAGATACTAGTGTTTTTGATGTGTTTGGAAGAGTTTATAGTGGTAGGCTTCAAACAGGGCAAAGCGTACGTGTACTAGGAGAAGGGTATTCACCTGAGGATGAGGAGGACATGACTATAAAAGAAGTCACGAAGCTATGGATATATCAAGCTAGGTATAGAATACCAGTAAGCAGTGCCCCTCCCGGTTCTTGGGTTTTAATTGAAGGTGTCGATGCATCCATCATGAAAACTGCAACTCTGTGTAATGCAAGTTATGATGAAGATGTCTACATATTCCGGGCTCTCAAATTTAATACCCTCCCAGTAGTCAAGACTGCAACTGAGCCTTTGAATCCTAGTGAGCTGCCTAAAATGGTGGAAGGGCTTAGGAAAATTAGCAAAAGCTATCCCCTTGCGATAACCAAAGTTGAGGAGTCTGGGGAACATACTATTCTAGGCACAGGTGAGTTGTACTTGGATTCCATCATCAAGGACCTCAGGGAACTCTATTCAGAGGTCCAAGTAAAGGTATCTCTAATTTGGCTCTATGACTATGATTTCGTTGTGCAACTGATTACtaagatttgtttgtttcctctcgctttcttaaatttgtagGTTGCAGATCCTGTGGTCTCCTTCTGTGAGACAGTGGTTGAATCTTCGTCAATGAAGTGCTTTGCTGAgacaccaaacaaaaagaacaaactaACTATGGTAAGAGATATTCCTTTTTCCACTATTATCCCTTAGATATTAGACTGCGATGTTTCTTATTGTGCTCATTGTGACTGATTATGTTTCATGCTAAAGATTGCAGAGCCATTGGATAGAGGACTTGCAGAGGATATTGAGAATGGCGTTGTAAGCATTGACTGGAACAGAGTACAACTTGGTGACTTCTTCAGGACGAAATATGACTGGGATTTACTTGCTGCACGTTCCATCTGGGCTTTTGGCCCTGACAAACAGGTGAAAATGCATTGCTTATATTCTTAATAAACTGCAATTGTGgttggttttgattatttcaCTGATGGTTATTGATTTTCTTCCTAATCAGGGGACAAACATATTATTGGATGACACCCTTCCAACTGAGGTGGACAGGAACTTGATGATGGGAGTGAAAGACTCCATTGTTCAAGGGTGATCATCTTTCTTCTGTCACACTTTTCTTTGTCTCGATTTTGTTGGCTTTAGCTAAGTGGCTTCGTTTATATTCCTTTTGCAGGTTCCAGTGGGGTGCTCGTGAAGGTCCCCTCTGTGATGAGCCCATCAGAAATGTAAAGTTCAAGATTGTTGATGCACGGATAGCACCTGAGCCGTTGCATAGAGGATCTGGTCAGATGATTCCAACGGCAAGACGTGTTGCATATTCAGCCTTTCTTATGGCAACTCCAAGGCTAATGGAACCTGTCTACTATGTGGAGGTACATATatctctttccatttttgctcttcacaattttttctttagaatGATAAATAAGAGTAGTTATGGTTTTTGTCTTCAGATACAAACACCAATAGACTGTGTAACTGCCATCTACACAGTTTTGTCACGTAGACGTGGGTATGTCACATCTGATGTTCCACAACCCGGTACTCCTGCTTATATCGTGAaggttagttttgttttgtttgtgtctttCTCCTTCCTTACTTTGTTCCTGTTATTtgagtgaatgatgatgattcattgAGTGGTGTTGATGCAGGCTTTTCTGCCTGTGATAGAGTCGTTTGGGTTTGAGACAGATCTGAGGTACCACACTCAGGGCCAAGCCTTTTGCCTATCTGTGTTTGATCATTGGGCCATAGTCCCTGGAGACCCTCTAGACAAAGCCATCCAATTGCGCCCACTTGAACCCGCCCCTATTCAGCATCTAGCTCGGGAATTCATGGTCAAGACCCGCCGTAGAAAGgtatttattatttccttTGTTTTAGTGCTCATGCCAAAACTTTGATGCGGTTTCTGATACAAAATGAAACCGTAAACTGCTTTATTACTCTAGTGTTTGTTGAAATGACCCCAGAAAACTcccacaaaccaaaatacaaacaGCCCTTACTAATTACGCTTTAACCAAGTAGCACCAGCTATAATTTGCCTAGGCTAGTTATATGGTAGACTCATTGGTTGTTTGGATCCTCAGTTTCAGGCTCTCACCGTATGTGTGTATAATTTGTTGGTATTGCAGGGAATGAGCGAAGATGTCAGCGGGAATAAATTCTTTGATGAAGCGATGATGGTAGAGCTTGCCCAGCAAACAGGCGATCTCCATCTGCAGATGATTTGATCATCTCTGCACTTTTTCATATCAATCGTGAGCCTATGATTCAAGACTAGTACTAGTTATATTCTCTTCTCTATACATGTGAAAGGAGAACAAGAAAATGTGGATCAATTTTGTAATTCATGTGTCAAATTTACGTTTAAAGTTGAGAGATTTTAATGAACTAAACAGTCCACATGGTCACACTCACGCATGACTCACAAACAGTTTACGGGAAATGTTCATaaagttttgtaa includes:
- the KNAT3 gene encoding homeobox protein knotted-1-like 3 (KNOTTED1-like homeobox gene 3 (KNAT3); FUNCTIONS IN: transcription activator activity, sequence-specific DNA binding transcription factor activity; INVOLVED IN: response to light stimulus, detection of cytokinin stimulus, cellular response to cytokine stimulus; LOCATED IN: cytosol, nucleus; EXPRESSED IN: 35 plant structures; EXPRESSED DURING: 13 growth stages; CONTAINS InterPro DOMAIN/s: ELK (InterPro:IPR005539), KNOX1 (InterPro:IPR005540), Homeobox (InterPro:IPR001356), Homeodomain-like (InterPro:IPR009057), KNOX2 (InterPro:IPR005541), Homeodomain-related (InterPro:IPR012287); BEST Arabidopsis thaliana protein match is: KNOTTED1-like homeobox gene 4 (TAIR:AT5G11060.1); Has 6026 Blast hits to 5994 proteins in 341 species: Archae - 0; Bacteria - 2; Metazoa - 2058; Fungi - 371; Plants - 3387; Viruses - 4; Other Eukaryotes - 204 (source: NCBI BLink).), whose product is MAFHHNHLSQDLSFNHFTDQHQPPPPQPPPPPPQQQQHFQEAPPPNWLNTALLRSSDNNNNFLNLHTATANTTTASSSDSPSSAAAAAAANQWLSRSSSFLQRNNNNNASIVGDGIDDVTGGADTMIQGEMKTGGGENKNDGGGATAADGVVSWQNARHKAEILSHPLYEQLLSAHVACLRIATPVDQLPRIDAQLAQSQHVVAKYSALGAAAQGLVGDDKELDQFMTHYVLLLCSFKEQLQQHVRVHAMEAVMACWEIEQSLQSLTGVSPGEGMGATMSDDEDEQVESDANMFDGGLDVLGFGPLIPTESERSLMERVRQELKHELKQGYKEKIVDIREEILRKRRAGKLPGDTTSVLKAWWQSHSKWPYPTEEDKARLVQETGLQLKQINNWFINQRKRNWHSNPSSSTVLKNKRKR
- the KNAT3 gene encoding homeobox protein knotted-1-like 3 (KNOTTED1-like homeobox gene 3 (KNAT3); FUNCTIONS IN: transcription activator activity, sequence-specific DNA binding transcription factor activity; INVOLVED IN: response to light stimulus, detection of cytokinin stimulus, cellular response to cytokine stimulus; LOCATED IN: cytosol, nucleus; EXPRESSED IN: 35 plant structures; EXPRESSED DURING: 13 growth stages; CONTAINS InterPro DOMAIN/s: ELK (InterPro:IPR005539), Homeobox (InterPro:IPR001356), KNOX1 (InterPro:IPR005540), Homeodomain-like (InterPro:IPR009057), KNOX2 (InterPro:IPR005541), Homeodomain-related (InterPro:IPR012287); BEST Arabidopsis thaliana protein match is: KNOTTED1-like homeobox gene 4 (TAIR:AT5G11060.1); Has 1807 Blast hits to 1807 proteins in 277 species: Archae - 0; Bacteria - 0; Metazoa - 736; Fungi - 347; Plants - 385; Viruses - 0; Other Eukaryotes - 339 (source: NCBI BLink).); this encodes MAFHHNHLSQDLSFNHFTDQHQPPPPQPPPPPPQQQQHFQEAPPPNWLNTALLRSSDNNNNFLNLHTATANTTTASSSDSPSSAAAAAAANQWLSRSSSFLQRNNNNNASIVGDGIDDVTGGADTMIQGEMKTGGGENKNDGGGATAADGVVSWQNARHKAEILSHPLYEQLLSAHVACLRIATPVDQLPRIDAQLAQSQHVVAKYSALGAAAQGLVGDDKELDQFMTHYVLLLCSFKEQLQQHVRVHAMEAVMACWEIEQSLQSLTGVSPGEGMGATMSDDEDEQVESDANMFDGGLDVLGFGPLIPTESERSLMERVRQELKHELKQGYKEKIVDIREEILRKRRAGKLPGDTTSVLKAWWQSHSKWPYPTEEDKARLVQETGLQLKQINNWFINQRKRNWHSNPSSSTVLKNKRKSNAGDNSGRERFA
- a CDS encoding Ribosomal protein S5/Elongation factor G/III/V family protein translates to MDGSLYGECGNYIGPEIESDRDSDDSVEDEDLQEPGGSNGWITTINENQNIVLPEDKKYYPIAKEVYGEDVETLVMDEDEQSLEQPIIKPVRDIRFEVGVIKDQTTTYVSTLFLIGLMSNPALVRNVALVGHLQHGKTVFMDMLVEQTHRMSTFNAENDKHMRYTDTRVDEQERNISIKAVPMSLVLEDSRSKSYLCNIMDTPGNVNFSDEMTASLRLADGAVFIVDAAQGVMVNTERAIRHAIQDHLPIVVVINKVDRLITELKLPPRDAYYKLRYTIEVINNHISAASTNAADLPLIDPAAGNVCFASGTAGWSFTLQSFARMYAKLHGVAMDVDKFASRLWGDVYYHPDTRVFNTSPPVGGGERAFVQFILEPLYKIYSQVIGEHKKSVETTLAELGVTLSNSAYKLNVRPLLRLACSSVFGSASGFTDMLVKHIPSPREAAARKVDHSYTGTKDSPIYESMVECDPSGPLMVNVTKLYPKSDTSVFDVFGRVYSGRLQTGQSVRVLGEGYSPEDEEDMTIKEVTKLWIYQARYRIPVSSAPPGSWVLIEGVDASIMKTATLCNASYDEDVYIFRALKFNTLPVVKTATEPLNPSELPKMVEGLRKISKSYPLAITKVEESGEHTILGTGELYLDSIIKDLRELYSEVQVKVADPVVSFCETVVESSSMKCFAETPNKKNKLTMIAEPLDRGLAEDIENGVVSIDWNRVQLGDFFRTKYDWDLLAARSIWAFGPDKQGTNILLDDTLPTEVDRNLMMGVKDSIVQGFQWGAREGPLCDEPIRNVKFKIVDARIAPEPLHRGSGQMIPTARRVAYSAFLMATPRLMEPVYYVEIQTPIDCVTAIYTVLSRRRGYVTSDVPQPGTPAYIVKAFLPVIESFGFETDLRYHTQGQAFCLSVFDHWAIVPGDPLDKAIQLRPLEPAPIQHLAREFMVKTRRRKGMSEDVSGNKFFDEAMMVELAQQTGDLHLQMI